From a single Diachasmimorpha longicaudata isolate KC_UGA_2023 chromosome 15, iyDiaLong2, whole genome shotgun sequence genomic region:
- the LOC135169684 gene encoding uncharacterized protein LOC135169684 produces MELHTPQRDARGPEDAGPRSPPMCDTMLYPWNWGEEARNVNLSPGSSCSSPEYRDHGTGGIKGSAMRSGGSERESHRRGRPRADALTNLMKQGSTSPSSIKCTFCNRVFPREKSLQAHLRTHTGERPYPCDYPGCTKAFTQSGQLKTHQRLHTGEKPFLCTESGCEMRFTHANRHCPDHPYATLTRSDDFVLKPVSGNTELPHDVTRWLERYKMAREREDRTPTGKDRKKKPWKTNAENHKRVKSRKGLMMDAAGEQENLVRKPANQRLYCNESQSSQEESQDDEDPTEACSVLQHSEDEEPTIASKLPVTPLRRPLDRLQPKKRWLREACLEQQLAKPLRWDCTRGNDPQGVSDNPDNPEEHQLSMGLFNSRFTVRDLSNHAEFSGSDNGLESSRGNAARYNNPTKINWDNCIPPDNSSERTADSLVDGNGNNYSEVTNDWRGGRSLPANGGGSCEESLEMLKPVRQVENELRPTVLMLAGSNKSEVMRSGQRIPEETKVKVVVVRQDEEAIGLPPPEDNQKWLGALALMELAKNQEEAAKALGYGKGLDQYSIHPRFDYTHI; encoded by the exons ATGGAGTTGCACACACCACAGAGAGATGCACGAGGTCCTGAGGACGCGGGTCCAAGGAGTCCACCAATGTGCGATACGATGCTCTACCCCTGGAACTGGGGCGAGGAGGCGAGGAATGTGAATCTGAGCCCTGGAAGCTCGTGCTCGTCACCGGAGTATCGTGATCATGGGACTGGGGGGATCAAGGGCAGTGCCATGAGATCAGGGGGATCGGAGAGAGAGAGCCATCGTCGGGGACGTCCTCGAGCCGATGCCCTCACTAATCTCATGAAACAGGGGAGCACGTCACCCAGCAGCATCAAGTGTACATTCTGCAACAGAGTCTTCCCCAGGGAGAAGAGCCTCCAGGCACATCTTCGCACTCACACAG GAGAACGTCCCTACCCCTGCGATTATCCCGGCTGCACGAAGGCGTTCACCCAGTCCGGACAGTTGAAGACGCACCAGCGTTTGCACACAGGGGAGAAGCCGTTTCTGTGCACCGAGTCAGGCTGCGAAATGAGATTCACCCACGCCAACCGACACTGTCCCGACCATCCCTACGCAACCCTAACCCGTTCAGACGATTTTGTCCTGAAGCCAGTCTCCGGGAACACGGAATTACCGCACGATGTGACACGATGGTTAGAGCGTTACAAAATGGCACGCGAACGTGAGGACAGAACTCCAACAGGAAAGGACCGGAAAAAGAAGCCCTGGAAAACCAACGCGGAGAATCATAAACGAGTGAAATCACGAAAGGGTTTGATGATGGATGCAGCTGGTGAACAGGAGAATCTCGTGAGAAAACCAGCGAATCAGAGGCTGTACTGCAACGAGAGCCAGAGCAGTCAGGAGGAGAGTCAGGACGATGAAGATCCAACGGAGGCGTGTTCAGTGCTGCAACACTCTGAGGACGAGGAGCCAACGATTGCCAGTAAATTGCCAGTAACACCACTGAGACGACCCTTGGACAGGCTTCAGCCGAAGAAACGTTGGCTGCGGGAGGCCTGTCTTGAACAGCAACTGGCCAAGCCCTTGAGATGGGACTGCACAAGGGGAAATGATCCTCAAGGGGTCAGTGATAATCCTGATAATCCTGAGGAGCATCAACTGAGTATGGGACTGTTCAACTCCAGATTTACTGTCAGGGATTTGTCGAATCATGCTGAGTTTTCTGGGAGTGATAACGGCCTTGAGAGCTCGAGGGGGAATGCAGCGAGGTACAACAATCCGACGAAGATCAATTGGGATAATTGTATTCCTCCTGATAACTCGTCTGAGAGAACTGCTGATAGTCTGGTGGATGGCAATGGCAACAATTACTCAGAGGTGACTAATGATTGGAGGGGGGGTCGCAGCTTGCCCGCTAATGGGGGAGGCAGTTGTGAGGAGTCATTGGAGATGCTGAAGCCGGTTAGACAGGTGGAGAATGAACTAAGACCCACTGTTCTCATGCTAGCTGGATCGAACAAGAGTGAAGTCATGAGAAGTGGCCAGAGAATTCCGGAGGAAACTAAGGTGAAGGTGGTTGTTGTGAGGCAGGATGAGGAAGCCATCGGTTTGCCTCCACCAGAGGACAATCAGAAGTGGCTGGGCGCTCTGGCACTTATGGAGCTGGCTAAGAATCAGGAGGAAGCTGCTAAGGCACTTGGATATGGAAAGGGCCTTGATCAGTACAGCATTCATCCACGTTTTGATTATACTCATATATAG